From Mucilaginibacter gotjawali:
TGGCATTTTATGAGGACCTTGTTAAAAATCATGCGGGCTATACAGGTACTTATTACCATTTAGGTAAACTTTACGAAGCGCTGGGCCGAAAACAAGAAGCGATAAGCATATATGAAACGGGCATGAAGATAACCCGTGAAAAAAATGATAACCATGCCTTCTCAGAATTAAGAGCGGTTTATGATGAATTGATGGACTTTGACGATTAGTTCATTGGTTCATTAGTTCATTGGTGCCTTGATGTAAGGTAATGGACTTTGCACTAATGAACCAGTGAACAAATGAACTAATGAACCAATGAAGAAACGCCAGCTACTATTTATTCGTGATGTAATCATTTATACGTTTACGGCTTTTGGCGGTCCGCAGGCACATATTGCAGTTTTGCTGCGAGAATTTGTGGAAAGGCGGCGTTATATTACCGAACAGGAACTTATAGAACTAAATGCATTGGCACAATTGCTCCCCGGCCCTGCATCAACCCAAACCCTGGTGGGTATAGCATGGAAAGTAGGAGGGCTGCGGCTGGCCATTATTACGTTTTTGATATGGATCTTCCCGTCGGCTACGGTGATGTGCCTGGCAGCCATCAGCTATAAAATGTTTGCCGGGCAGGCTAAATTTACCGAAGTTTTGCGCTTTGTACAGCCGGTAGCGGTAGGCATTGTGGCTTATGCAACTTATACTTTTGCCCATAAATTTTTAAAAAGCCGCACGAGCGCCACCCTGGCTATTGGCTCGCTGATCGTGACGCTGATTTTGCAAAATGCTTACGCTTTTCCGATACTGATCTTACTGGGAGGTATCGTGTCTTCGGCGCTGGAGACGCCACGGGAGGAAAGTGAATTACGTGTTAAATTGTTTGCCAATGTAAACCCCAATAAAGTAACCTATTTTATCGGCATCTTATTATTGTTTGCTGCGTTGGGTGCTATTGTAAAGCAAACATCTGCCATCAGTTTACCGATACGTTTATTTGAAAATTTTTACCGCAACGGCATTCTGGTATTTGGCGGCGGGCAGGTGTTGGTGCCGCTGATGTATACCGAGTTTGTGCAGGCTAAACACTACCTCAGTAACTCCGAATTCCTTTCGGGCTTTGCGCTGCAGCAGGTTTTACCGGGGCCCACCTTTTCATTTTCCTCATTTTTAGGAGGTATGACCATGGGTAATAAAGGTCACGGAATTGTAGGGCAGGTAATAGGTAGCCTGGTAGCGGTTATTGGTTTAAATATGCCCGGGTTAATCCTGATCTTATTTATAGTTCCTTTTTGGGATGACCTGAAAAAGATCACCCGCATCCGAAACTCCTTAAGCGGCATTAACGCGGTTGCGGTTGGCTTTATGGCAACAGCTTTAATATTGCTGACTAAACCCTTTGGATTGAACTGGCTGGCCTATTTAATTATGGCGGGCACTTTTCTTTTACTCAATTACACTAAAATTAAAGCGCCGGTGGTCATCATCATCGGGATTGCTTTGGGCTTGATATTTTAACGTAGTTGTAAAGTGTTTTAGTTGTTGTAAGGGTTGTAAAAAGAGCAGATTACCATCCTACCTTCACCCCAAGCCCGTAAAACCTCCTGTTGTCAGTAATATCCCCTGAATTATTTTGCGCGATGTTGCGGAAACTGGCGAAGGCTTCCGCGTATTTTACCTTGTTTATTTTTACCTGTGAGCCAAAATAAAGGCTTTGAAGGGATACGGAATTAACATGCGGAGATGTTACACCGGCCCCCGGAACAAACCCAACCAGGGTAACAGGGCGCTGACCCAACTGGTATAACAGATCGAGGCCGGCAAATAGGTTTTTACAGGTAAGGCGATTCGTAAAACCGCCACTATAACGGTGCCCCGTGTTTAAATAGGAAGCATATGCAGCGGCATTAACGTTGGGGTCGGAGATTTGAAATTTTTCCTGGGCAATATTTAGTCCTGTTCTCCAGCTAAAATCACTTGCACGTAAAGTATAATTTAGTCCTATGCGGTTAGTAACCTCTTTTGCATAATAATAAATATAAACAAGTTCGTAACCATTGATACCAAAAGGGATATATTCCGGCAAAAGGCCCGGGCTGTAGCTCTGCTGGAAGTTGTAGCTGAATGAGATATTTTTGGATAATCCTAATATTAACCCTGCCTGGTAATTATTCAGTTCTTTTAAAGGATCAAAATTAGCTGTTGGATAAATGGGCAGGTTCCCAAAGCCGATATAACTTAAATTGTTCCCCTGGTTTAATGAAACACTTGAGGCGGATTGCCCCAATGTGGCGTAAGGGTCATCAAGTAAACTATTTTGGCGCGAAAAGGAGCCAAATACCATCAGGCTGATATCCTTCAGCCCTGCCAGTTTAAAAACATCTACTGAGGTTGACAAAAACGGGAATAGCCTCGATAGTTTATAACCAGGATTAAAATCTTTAGCAGAATTTAACAGGCTAACGAACCCGCCCTGCAAATTAAATACGTCTTTATAACTGATATTTAACGACGGCGTGAGTAAGTATAATTTAACCGTGTATTGTTCGCTTTGCTTGCTTAAGTTATAAGTGGGGATACCGCCCTGGCCGTAAGTTTGCAAATAGGATGCTGAATCAACAGCTTTATTATCATATTTCCTGTATGAAAAATTAAGTGCCGGTTCAAAATCAAAGCTGCCAGCTTTTTTATGATAAATCAGATTATCCTTCAGTAAAAAATTAGAAATTTTGTTATATGAACCCTGGAATGATTTTACATTTTCAGTAGGGTTGCCTGAAGAAACGACTAACAAGTTTATGGAGTCGGCTTCAAAATAATTGTAGTGTGAATAGGCTCCGGACAACGTGTTGGTTAAGCCCGGAATAATTTTACTATCAACAGAAATGTTGGAGCCGGCCATGTGTTCAGCAGCGCCTCCTTTTATGACGTTATTTTCCAGCGCTGATGTATTTGCATAATTATAATCGGCAGCGTAGGTGTCGGTGTGCGGCACATAATTTATTCCGAAATTTATACTAGTGCCTTTCCATAGAGTGGCATTTAAATACCCGTTAAATTTAAACCGGTCAAAATGAAAAGGATCGACTGAATTATAATAGTTCGATTTTAAAACCGGCATCACATCGTGCTGGTAGTCGGCAGAAATACCCATCTGTACCGAATTAAAATTTTTATAGCCGGACAGGTAATATTGATGATATAAATTTGAGGTGGATTTTGCACCTGCGGAGTGCGGGTGGTTAGCCATATTCACCAAACTGCTTTGCCCGGCAGCTTCAATGCCCTGTTTGCCGGGCCGGTTGGTTTTTAATTTAATAAACACCAGTTGCTGGGCCGGGCCGGCTCCGCTTACCTGTGCAATTGCGTTTTGCACCAGCGTTATTTCGTCCACGTCAAAAATACTGTAGGCGTTAACATCGGTGATGATGTTGCCGTCAACTACATACACCAGCGTCGATCCGTTTGAATAAGTGCCATACAGCCAAACGTTTATGGCTTCGGCCAGGTTGCTAAACTGCATTCTTTCGAGGTCGCTGCCTTTTATAGTAATACTTTGGGTGAATTGTTTTTTTACATCAATGCGGCCAAGGTTATACGATGAGGTATCCGTTTGGGCCTTGGCGGTAAAAAAGAAACATACAAATATCGCGGATGAAATGAGTATCGGTTTAAACATAATTGGAGGTTAAGATGAAGCTAAGGTAATATTTATATGGATACGCAAACAATGATAATTTGTAACAAATATTCAAGAATAAATTTATCTGAAGGCTGTT
This genomic window contains:
- a CDS encoding tetratricopeptide repeat protein, encoding MQTNRLEKLLEFIKNEPEDPFLKYALATEYLRLNETDKALAFYEDLVKNHAGYTGTYYHLGKLYEALGRKQEAISIYETGMKITREKNDNHAFSELRAVYDELMDFDD
- the chrA gene encoding chromate efflux transporter, whose translation is MKKRQLLFIRDVIIYTFTAFGGPQAHIAVLLREFVERRRYITEQELIELNALAQLLPGPASTQTLVGIAWKVGGLRLAIITFLIWIFPSATVMCLAAISYKMFAGQAKFTEVLRFVQPVAVGIVAYATYTFAHKFLKSRTSATLAIGSLIVTLILQNAYAFPILILLGGIVSSALETPREESELRVKLFANVNPNKVTYFIGILLLFAALGAIVKQTSAISLPIRLFENFYRNGILVFGGGQVLVPLMYTEFVQAKHYLSNSEFLSGFALQQVLPGPTFSFSSFLGGMTMGNKGHGIVGQVIGSLVAVIGLNMPGLILILFIVPFWDDLKKITRIRNSLSGINAVAVGFMATALILLTKPFGLNWLAYLIMAGTFLLLNYTKIKAPVVIIIGIALGLIF